The genomic segment TCGCTGCAAACTCAACTACTTACGCTAAACGGATGAACAGACTCAGCAATCACATTTTTGGAGAGGTGGTGCGGCCCACTTCCAAaccgtaagtgaaggaaactgaTCGCATGCAGTGGTCTGATGCCTATCCTCATTGCATATCAATGAATTTTTTAAACGTACTCTCTCGGCCTGTATTTATAACATGCTTGGAAATCCTACTCTTGCACTATGtaatatttcacttttatttgtattcattaagaaacttgaactcatttaagagggaggtgtcaacatatttatcccattcttttggcgaACTCTCTTGTTACCCTCttgcatattcattctttttactttctccccatcctctttctttatccttctactTCCTTGCCTAATATACTTTCCCCTGTTATTTTGCTTGTTctttctgtctcccttcctgttttgtcttgtcttaAACCTCAGGCCCTCCCTTTCAtatcctcttccctcttatttATCAGAGATAAGCAACAAggcagaggaaggggaggagagcaaggaagagaggagagagattgttagtattaatattattgataacAATATTTGTGCTTACTTTAATACTGCTTCAACTCCACACCTACAGACCTTGGCTTACAGGCATAGACGTCTGTAGTATGGCTGTATTACATGCATGATTATTATTAGACTTTTTTTCAAAGGAATAAGTACAAATAGCTAATGCATCAGCAAATATGGTCCTTacgatttctgagttttggtgggaATTGCTTTACATCACACAGTaaaaatgaaactgacataaATCAAGGATCTGTATGTCGAAGTATTGATGGTCAACCAACATCAAATCTGTATCATCTCAACAtagtaacaagagagagagaatgactatcTTTCCTCCTATGGCTattgttttattcctttattaacACTTGTTAATTTGCTTTCTCCCAGGTCAATGCGTGTAGTCAAGATGTTCAGTGAAAAACCACTTGACCTACGACCTGATATTACTGACCACTATCCACGTCACAATGAGACTTACATCCTCATGATGACTCTCCGGAAGGTGAGCATGGACCCAAATCAATATCTGTATCAGAAAAAAATTCCAAATACTTGCATAACATTTTTAATAAAAGTTTTCAGTGGTGTAGGGATTGGAGTAGTTCCAGAGTAGGGAGCAGTATCATTATAAATTAGTAAGAGTAAATCAGTATGTCATGTCTGGTCTCCTTTCCATCAGAGACCAATATGGCTAAGAATGTGAatatgtgtatgagtgtgtggtgctttgtctgGACCACCCTGTGTGGGATTCAGCCtggtgtatagatagataggtttaTGCATACCTAATATTAATCCATTTGATCACAACTTAAATAGATTGACCCGTTGTGTCATTATAAGATTAGGGTAAAgataatttctttcctcctcagtatGGGCTCTTCCGAGATGAACACCAAGACTTCAAAGAGGAGATGGTTCGGCTCAGAATATTGCGTGGGAAAGGCAAGccaaagaagggagaaggaaaacggGCCAAGAAATAGTTAACGACACCAATACCCTCATtacactttcttctttattttgtaaataaatatatatacacttatacCTCAGTACTATGAACCATCCTTTAATGGATATCATAAGCAACAGACAAAATCTAGAGCAGCTGGTTCAATCTGACAGTCCTGCACTCAGGAATTTTCCCaagtcacctgtagcatcatcA from the Portunus trituberculatus isolate SZX2019 chromosome 17, ASM1759143v1, whole genome shotgun sequence genome contains:
- the LOC123504983 gene encoding 28S ribosomal protein S33, mitochondrial-like — encoded protein: MASKLPVASGLYNYARLAANSTTYAKRMNRLSNHIFGEVVRPTSKPSMRVVKMFSEKPLDLRPDITDHYPRHNETYILMMTLRKYGLFRDEHQDFKEEMVRLRILRGKGKPKKGEGKRAKK